TCGCCGGTGGTCCGATCGGACGAGTGCGTGATGGCGACACGGTCGAGCTCATCATCGACCGCAACACGCTGGATGGACAAGTTGACCTGGTCGCCACGGTCGACGGAATCGATCCTGTCGAAGCTTTGCGAACACGCTCGATTGCAGAAGGATTGGATCGCGATGAAAACATCCCCGATGACACTCGATTGTGGGCGGCTCTACAGCAGGTTGGCGGTGGGTCTTGGGGCGGATGCACTTATGACGTGGACAAGATCATTGAAACGTTGAATGCAGGCCAAGCCGCACTCGCGGCGAAGAGCTCCGAGAAGTCTCAGGAAGAGGTCAACGCGAAATGAGTGCTCCTGAACGCAACATACAAGACCCAATCGCGTATTCTCCCTCCGCGATTGAACGGGAAGGCGAACGCGGCATCCGGATCGTCTGGAGTGACGGCGAGTCGACCTCCTGGACCGCTCGCGAATTGCGAGACGCTTGTCCTTGTGCGACTTGCCGTGAAAAACGCGGCGAGACCGGCGGGCATGAAGCGGTGACGCTCACGGACAAAAATGCCGAATCCGCGAGCGGCAAGAAATCGCCTCAGCCACTCGGGTTGCCAGTCTTGAGTGCTGCAGAAGCTCGTCCGCTCACGATTGAATCGATGCGGCCCGTGGGAACCTATGCCTACAACATCGGCTTCAGCGATGGACACTCATCCGGCCTGTTCACGTTTGAACGACTGCGACGTTCTTCCGAGTGAGTGACGCCGTCACGGGGTCCCCGCGGTAGCACTGAACCGCATGATCACGGTACCAATTCGCAGCTCTCAACAACTCCTCGTGAAATTGGCTGGCGATCGCTTCTGACTCGAGCCGGCCGGCAAACGCATGAAGCGTTTCGCTGGGACGTCGCACCCAACCGAGTCGTCGAATGCGTCGATCCATCCGCCGCCGTTCCGCTGCCAACAGAACGCTGCGTTGATCATCGGTTTTCTTTCGGTTGCGTCGCCACAGCACCGTCACCAAAAAAATCAACAACGGAACTTGCAACCACCGGAACAACGTCACCAACGTGTCAGTCGTTCTCACCGAAGCCCACCAACTTAGAATCGGCGCAAACCAACTCGTCGTGATATCCTCGGCTTGCTCGCTGCTTCCGCCACCTCCAGCACTCGCCAGCAAAACCTCTTCGTGTTGCATGGAGAGATAAGACCGCCCCGGAGTCGACTCCACCGGCAACCATCGAGAAACCTCTTTGTCGTAGTACTCCACCCAAGCGTGAGCGTCCCGGTTGCGAGCCAAGAACGTGTCGCCCGCATCATTGAGCTCATCCATGATGTATCCCGTCACATAGCGTGTCGGGATATCAACGGTTCGCAACATCAATGCCGTCGCACTGGCAAACAACTCGCAGTGAGCCGGATGTCGATTTTGAATGAAGTAGGTCAGCGGATCGATTTTTCTCGAAACGGTCACCGGATCGAGCGAGTATTCGTAGTTATTTTGAAAATAAAGAGCGACTCGCTCGGCGCGTTCGGCATCCGTTTTCGCACCATTCATCAAACTTTCCGTCAGAGCTTCGATCTCAGAATGGATCTCAGATTCCACACGAACCAAGGCTTCCCGATCTTCTTCGCTCAAGTTTTCCGCCGGCGGGTTTTCTTGGACTCCGACCACCCAGGGCCAGCGAACTTCGACGCCGTAGCCGAGCAAGCCGTGCGGCGTGATACCAACACCATCGCCCGCCAATTCAACCCAGCGAGCTGACGCGGGCAAGAACACTTTCTGGCCTTTGGTTGGCTCGCCATGAATTTCAACCGTTCCAACAAACCGCCCGCCACCCAGGTCGTTGCCTTCGACACCGTTCCAGTTCATCAATTCAATGGAGGTATCAACCTCGTCGTCCAACGACCCGAATCGCATCGAATAGCGTTGGCGAACGTGATCGTCCGGATTCTGAAGCGGCATGGTTGCAACACCACTGGGTCGCAAAAAGCGAGCTTCCGCGATCCGCCGGACACCGCTGCCGGGAGGCGACTGGAAGATCCACTTGCGAGACGTTCTCCAACGTCCGTTGCTATAGGAATCGTAGACATTCCCGCGAAGGTACCCGGGCTCGGTCTTTGCAAAACCTCTCAACGCAACCGCCGCAGGATCGCTGAGAATGGACTCACGAACGTTGCCCAGTCGCGACCCGCTGACGTAACGGTCGGTTCCGCCCCAACCTCGGCTGGTGGTCGCCTCCAATCGATCATTGAGTTGAGCCATCACCCCGGCTTGAACATCCGGCAAAAACCAAATCGTGGCGTGGGTCGTCGCGGAGGCCGCGATCAGCATGGCGAATAGCGCCATGAACCGATACAGCCCACCACCAATCCGCTTCGGTGTGTCTTCGTACGACGGAAGGCCCGCGACAGACTGACTCTTC
The DNA window shown above is from Rhodopirellula bahusiensis and carries:
- a CDS encoding DUF971 domain-containing protein; amino-acid sequence: MSAPERNIQDPIAYSPSAIEREGERGIRIVWSDGESTSWTARELRDACPCATCREKRGETGGHEAVTLTDKNAESASGKKSPQPLGLPVLSAAEARPLTIESMRPVGTYAYNIGFSDGHSSGLFTFERLRRSSE
- a CDS encoding transglutaminase family protein, coding for MTSLTHEEPKEWRDWFADDRVVLGALTLALAWFLGSTFVTSPACLFVATITLIVVVSIRLRWPEPVVSIANWKIRMARGVVLFGSLLGSVLIVFAWRFYPALQGTPNVLLVAVDSIGHAAFMLMCVLWMHWPRRGHVMMLVLGMLVMLMSVAGGGLSTTVTAQTALGLMVCIGFVLATRAMNHEKLKSQSVAGLPSYEDTPKRIGGGLYRFMALFAMLIAASATTHATIWFLPDVQAGVMAQLNDRLEATTSRGWGGTDRYVSGSRLGNVRESILSDPAAVALRGFAKTEPGYLRGNVYDSYSNGRWRTSRKWIFQSPPGSGVRRIAEARFLRPSGVATMPLQNPDDHVRQRYSMRFGSLDDEVDTSIELMNWNGVEGNDLGGGRFVGTVEIHGEPTKGQKVFLPASARWVELAGDGVGITPHGLLGYGVEVRWPWVVGVQENPPAENLSEEDREALVRVESEIHSEIEALTESLMNGAKTDAERAERVALYFQNNYEYSLDPVTVSRKIDPLTYFIQNRHPAHCELFASATALMLRTVDIPTRYVTGYIMDELNDAGDTFLARNRDAHAWVEYYDKEVSRWLPVESTPGRSYLSMQHEEVLLASAGGGGSSEQAEDITTSWFAPILSWWASVRTTDTLVTLFRWLQVPLLIFLVTVLWRRNRKKTDDQRSVLLAAERRRMDRRIRRLGWVRRPSETLHAFAGRLESEAIASQFHEELLRAANWYRDHAVQCYRGDPVTASLTRKNVAVVQT